A section of the Myxococcus xanthus genome encodes:
- a CDS encoding thiamine phosphate synthase encodes MVPSTVPRLVVITDWRLPSERLRWALTRALDAGPEVAVQHRHPEATGRRFLDEARELAALCHPRGNPLFINGRVDVALLVGAHIHLPAHGPSPMDVRPHLPAGRWISAAVHDVAEAHAARGANLALVSPVFAPGSKPGDTRPPLGPEGFSALAAALPCPALALGGITPARAMTLPDAAGFAVISSVLEADDPTAAARSLLAARAGRAMLRTP; translated from the coding sequence GTGGTGCCTTCAACCGTTCCCCGGCTCGTCGTCATCACCGACTGGCGCCTGCCGTCCGAACGGCTGAGGTGGGCGCTCACCCGGGCGCTCGACGCCGGGCCCGAGGTGGCCGTCCAGCACCGCCATCCCGAGGCCACCGGGCGCCGATTCCTCGACGAGGCGCGGGAGCTTGCCGCGTTGTGCCACCCACGTGGCAACCCGCTCTTCATCAATGGGCGTGTCGACGTGGCGCTGCTCGTCGGCGCCCATATCCACCTTCCCGCCCATGGCCCTTCCCCCATGGACGTCCGCCCGCACCTTCCCGCCGGGAGGTGGATCAGCGCCGCCGTGCATGACGTGGCGGAGGCCCATGCGGCCCGAGGCGCGAACCTCGCCTTGGTGAGCCCGGTGTTCGCGCCCGGTTCCAAGCCGGGAGACACACGGCCTCCCCTCGGGCCGGAGGGGTTCAGCGCCCTGGCCGCGGCGTTGCCCTGCCCCGCGCTGGCCCTGGGCGGAATCACCCCCGCGCGGGCGATGACGCTACCGGACGCGGCGGGCTTCGCGGTCATCTCGTCCGTCCTGGAGGCCGACGACCCGACGGCGGCGGCTCGGAGCCTGCTGGCCGCGCGCGCCGGGCGGGCTATGCTGCGCACCCCGTGA